The DNA segment TCAGTTACGTGATGTGGGTTTACGGCCCCCGGCGCACCCGACGGAATTATGGACAACGGCGAATTATTTATCACCAGAAGCCCGATCGCCCGAGATGGTGCAAGCCTTAGCGGAATCCGAAGGGTTGATCGAAGAACTCTGTTGGGCCGATCGCTTAGTGTTGGGTGTGCCGATGTACAACTTTAGTGTGCCTTCGACGCTCAAAGCCTACTTGGATAATGTGATTCGGATTAATCGCACCTTCAGCTTTGACCGCGAGACGCAGCATTTTCGGGGTTTAGCGCCGGTGGGGAAGGCTTTAGTGATTACGCCGAGTGCGGGCAATTTTGTGGTGGGGACACCTTTAGATGGACTGAATTTTTGTGATACTTATTTGCGTTCAGTGCTGGGGTTTATTGGCATTGAAGATGTGACGGTGGTGACGGTGCCCGATCAGTTTATGGAAGAGACTGTGCGACAACAAGCGCGCCAGACTGCCTGTGAACAATTGCAGCAGTTAGCCATGGATTGGTAGGGGTGCTGCTGTGATGAATCGTGTCGCGATATTTAAGCAATATCGATCGTTGTTGTTTGCGATCGCTTACCGCATGCTGGGTCAGGTGAGCGATGCGGAGGATATTGTGCAGGAAGCCTGGATACGGTGGCAGGGGACGCAAACCGTTGTGGAATCGCCGAAATCTTTTCTTGCGGCCCTGACCACGCGACTCTGCATTGATTATCTGCGATCGGCCCGCGTCCGGCGGGAGCAATATGTCGGTACATGGTTGCCAGAACCGCTACTGACCCAGCATCCGCCACCGCTGGATCAATCCGAATTGGCAGAATCCCTGTCCTTTGCGTTTTTAACCCTACTGGAGTGTCTCTCACCGACGGCCCGCGCGGTATTTTTACTGCGGGCCGTGTTTGATTACGACTATGACGAGATTGGTCAAATCGTGGATAAAACGCCGCCGAATTGCCGTCAAATCTTCCGCCGTGCCCAACAGCAGCTCCAGCAAAGTCACGCCCATCCTCAGCCGTTACCGAGTACCCAGGAGAACTTAGTGCGGCGATTTCTCCAGAGCTGGCAGACTGGTGATATTGATCAGATGCTGACATTGTTAGCACCGGATGTGACCACGATGTCTGATAGCAACGGGATTGGCACCGCTCTGCGCTATCCCATATCCGGTCAACGACGGGTGGCACAGTTCTGGCTCGCTGTGCGGCGTAGCCGGCTTATCCCCGCGTTTCAGACGCAGTTAATGTGGCTGAATCAGCAACCGGGAATTGTCACCTACATTCAGCATCACCCGCAAAGCGCCATGAGTTTTGACTTCGCGGGCGAACAGATTCAAACGATTTATACAGTGTTAAACCCCGATAAGTTATCGACTATTGCCCCACGTTTGATTTGAGCAGCATGACCCGCCGCCCATCCACGATCGAGGCCCAGAGTCCCTTATCGGTTAAGGCTTGCAGTAGGACGTTCGCGGCCGATTGGTCACTAGTGAACGAGGCGAGCAGATAAGGCTGCTGGCCGTAGGATACGAGGCTCACCGTTTGACCCGTGGAAGCAGCGACTTGCTGGGCGATCGTGGGGTTGTTGTAATAATTGACCAAAACGGCGTAACCACTGCCTAAGGGCTGTGGATTATAGCGATTCGGGGTGGGCGCACCGACGGGTGTGGGCGCAACAGGCGTCGTGGGCAATGTGGCGGCGGGTGGTAGCGGTGGCAACACCGAAGGCGTGCCAGAGGTGGGGGGTTTAGCGACAAAGGCCGAAACCTTCGCTTGTTTGGCCACGTATTCCGCCCAAGCGTTCGCAGTTTCTGGGGCGTTGAAGCCGCCCACGCGCAGGACAGTTTCGCCCAGGTAATTACAGGTTGTTGTGGGGCTGCTGACGGGGAGAATTGCGGTCACGCGGGCTTGGTCCTCGGCGCTGGGTGTAACCGCCAAGAGTAAATATTCGTTGGCCTTGGGGGGCTGGCACGTAGCGAGCTGGGCCAGCGTTCGATCGCCAATTAAACCATTCCCCAGACAGGCGATTGTGAGCGCCAGCGTACCGATTTTGCCGGCTTTCGTAAACCGATTTGGAGCTAATCGAGCAGAAGACAAGCGACGCATGAATCTATCCCACAACAAAATTTGGTTCAACTGCACAGAATCACATCCCACAACAAAAGGGGTGCGATATTTGATACCACACCCTACACTATTTCGGTCAAATTTACCGCGAAAGTTGCGATCGTTGATATTGGTCTTTATGCTGCTGCGAGGGAGGCCGTCGGATCAGTGACGCTGGCTGGAACTTCACCCATCGCGACATGCTCTAAACGCAGTTTGAGCCAAGTGATAAAGCTTTTGTCGGTGGAGATGATCGACGCGGCGGGTTGGGGCACTTTGGCTTTGAGCTCAGCCAATTCGGGGGCATTCAGGAATGCTGGTTGTTCCACGAGCCAGAAGTCGATCGCTTTCTCTTTGGAGTGATAATCGCGGATGCGTTCCTTGATCACTTCATGGGTTGGCTCATCATCGAGCATGAATTTCTTGCTGGCTAAAACGTAGTAGTAAGTTGTCATCTGAAATGTCTCCAAGGTTCAAACAGTCACATTGATCAAGCTTGTGGCTGAAGCTATTCGCCCCGCATGGCGAGCTTCATTTCCCGGACGGCCCGATCGAGGCCGATCAAGACGGCGCGGCTGATAATGCTATGTCCTATATTCAATTCTTCCATACCTGGTAACTGTGCGACCGGGTAAACATTCCAATACGTCAATCCGTGCCCGGCATTGACGCGCATGCCGAGGTCGATCGCTTGTTCGCAGCCTTTGCCGAGGGCAGCCAGTTCAGTCGCCTGGGCTTCCCCTTTGGCGGCTTCGGCGTAGCGGCCGGTGTGCAGTTCGATAAATTTTGCGCCGGTATCAGCAGAGGCTTTAATCTGCGTGGCATCGGGGTCGATGAACAGACTGACGGGGATGCCCGCATCTTGGAGTTGGCCCACAACTTGATTCATCCGGCTGGCCTGTCCGGCAATATCGAGGCCGCCCTCGGTGGTGACTTCTTCACGCCGTTCGGGCACGAGGGTAACGTAGTCGGGTTTGACTTCCAGGGCGATGCCGACCATTTCATCGGTGGCGGCCATTTCCAGATTCAGATGGCTGCGAACAGTTTGGCGCAGGATGTGGACGTCGCGGTCTTGCATATGCCGCCGGTCTTCGCGCAGGTGGACGGTGATCCCATCGGCTCCGGCTAATTCGGCGATCGTGGCGGCGGCCACGGGGTCTGGTTCAACCGTACGGCGGGCTTGGCGAATGGTGGCAACGTGGTCGATATTGACTCCCAGGGTCAGCAAGGCTCGATCGCTCCTAAAATGCAGATGAAAAATTAGTAAGCCTTGATTCTACCGGATTGATCTGGGTATGGCGAATGGTGGCTTAGTCTTGATTCACCCAAATTGCTAAGCCACCCCCGCGTCCCCGGGCCGCGATGAACTGCGAATTTGCCTCGAAAAAGGCAAAGAACGGTAGCTGCCCGATCGCGATATCCCCAAATACTTTGCCTTCGCGGGGGCTGGGAAACTTACCGCTGTAGATGGTTTGACCCAGTATCTTGACTTCCAGTTGGGTAAAGTCGAATCCCATTAAGTTCTTTTTGTCGCTGTACTTGGCTGGCCCAGAGAGTTTGAGGCCAACTAGCCCGACCGTGATTTGGTTGGTGACGGCGATCGGATAGGCGGCTACCTCACTGGGGGCAAAACTAATCTGTGCGGGAATCCAACTGGGTAAATAAAATCCCCGGAGGCGTTGGTCGCCGAGTTTCACCTTGCCCCGGCTGGTAAAAAACAATCGCCAGTTGCCCATGAGTTGTTCGATGGGTAACTGGCGACGCGCTTGTTTACTCGATTTTTCGGTGGCTAAAAGGGCGCTGACGACTGCGGCCGTGGTGGGTTTATCACCGGCGATCGCCGCTTCAAGGATTTGACTGGCGGAAATTTGGGCAGCGTCGTCAGCAGTTTGCATGGTTTAAGGAAAATCTAAGTGTTGCAACAGTCTAGGTGTTTGGCACATCTAAATATTTCCTCAAACATATCATGGGCGGCGGCTCCCGTTATTCAAGCGTAGCAGCGGGAGATTTTGCTTTACATCCGGTCGTGAGAAGACCAACTCCCGGCCCTGGAAGGAGTCATCTTTGACCTTTGCCAGGCGGCTATTGTTGCTGACATTATTCATATAGCTATAAACAATCTTGGAGACATCGCGAATGTAATACATCGCATCGTAGTCGTCATAGACCCGGCTGCCGACCAAAACCGAAATTAGATAACGCTTACCGTTGGGCATATAGACAATGCCGGAGTCCCCGAGCAAAAAGCCAATGTCACCAGTTTTGTGGGCAATCCGGGCCCCGCGGCCTAAACCTTGCGGGAGCAGCGATCGGTTTTTCACCCGCAGCATAATGTTCAGCGCTGTTTGTTTCTGACTCGATAGCAGTTCGCCTTGCTCGAGCATCCCCATGACCTTGATCATTTCCTGGGGGGTCGTGGTGTTGGTGCCGCGTAAATCCGGGAGCCAATTGCGAATGCGGGTTTTCTTCAGCCCCCACTGGGCAAAGCGGCGATTGACGACCTGAATCCCGCCCATCCGCTTGATGATCATATTCGTCGCGGTATTATCGCTCGTTGTGATCATATTATTCAGGGTTTGCAAGACGCTGTAGCGCGTGCCAACCCGGGCATCTTGCATATAACCAGACCCCCCCACAATGACATCGCGGGTCATCGTCAGCTTTTCGTTCAACCGAATTTTGCCTTTTTCCACATCCTGCAAAAAGGCGACTAAAACGGGGAGTTTAATTACGCTTGCGGTCGGGAAGACTTTGCCGCCATTAATGCTGGCGTAGTTGCCGGTATCCAAATCGAGGATGAATGCCCCGGGATCAAGGTCGTTGTACTTGCTTTGTTTGACCAATTTGCCTAAACGCTGCTGCAGCCAGTTGAGGGTTTGGCCCTGGGGAATCCGGTTGCTCAGTTTTGGTGCGGGGGCGGCGGGTACATTGATCGCCACATCCTTGCTCGGTAGGAGGGGTGAATTTCTGGCCGTTTGGAGGGGGGGGAGTTGAATACTCCACTTGCGGGCGCTGCTCGGACGGATAACGACTTTACTCGGGTCGATCGTTTTTCCAGGTGCGAGGTCTAAAACGATGCGCGTCGTATCTTTTTCAAATCGGGCAATGCGCAACGATCGAATCGCCCCAGTTTTCGGTTGCTTCAGCTTCGGCTGTTTCCAGCGCATTCCCGGTAAGTCGATCACGAGGCGAGCTGGATTTGGGACCAGTTGGACTTGGGGTTGGACCGCCGTATCTGTGGTTAACTCAAACCGGTTGGCGGTGACTTTCCAGCTTTGTAGGCTGTCGGCGAGGGCCGTTTGTGGCAGTGTAATGGCCCCGAGGACTGGTAATGCGGTGAGGACATAGCGCATTACTGAAGTACGTGTAATTGGCATGGGTCAATAAAATTTCAATGGAGGAGCAACATTACGTAAAACACATCGTTGAGCAAGGGTGTGAGACCTGCCCTGTGTGACCCCAAGTCCTGGAAGAAGGTTCCGCAGATTGTCCGTAGACAATTGCCGGATTGCGCCTTGGGGCTGCAATTTTCCTTTCACCAGTGCGAATCGCCAATCCGCCCAATTTTAACCCATTTATTTTATTCGCTGACGATCGGCAATTCGATCACAAATTCTGTGCCTGCTCCGATTTGGGAATTCACCGTGATGCTGCCGGTGTGTTTTTCGGTAATAATTTGATAGCTGATCGCCAGCCCTAACCCCGTGCCCTGTCCGACGGCTTTTGTGGTGAACAGATGATCGAAAATTTGCGCCTGGATGTCCTGGCTGATCCCAACGCCGTTATCAGCAATGCAAATCTGGATGCGATCGCCTAACGTTCGGGTCCGAATCGTAATTTGATTCGGCTGTTGCGCGATGTCGGCAAAAGTCTTATCGGTATTACCTTCTTCAAGGGCATCAATGGCATTGGCCATCAAATTCATAAAGACTTGATTCAGTTGGCCAGGGTAGCATTGGATCTCGGGGAGTTGCGCATAATCCCGATGAATCACGATTTCGGGACGGTGCGGATTGGCCTTTAAGCGATGGCGCAAAATCATGATCGTACTATCGATGCCTTCGCTGACTTGAAATGCCACTTTAGTTTGGGTGTCACTGCGAGAAAATGTCCGCAAACTGTCGCTGATATTGGCAATCCGCTTGATCCCTTCCTGCATCGAACCAATCAGTTTTGGTAAGTCGTGCCGAATATAGTCGAGGTCAACTGTTTCGATTAAATCGGCGAGTTCGGCCGGTGGCTGGGGTACGGTTTTTTCATACTGTGCGATTACTTCCAGCAAATCGTGGATATAGGCTTGAGCCGGTTTGAGATTGCCATTGAGAAAGCCGATTGGGTTGTTGATTTCGTGGGCGATACCCGCGACCAAATTGCCGAGCGCTGAGGTCTTTTCCCGTTTTACCAGTTCAACTTGAGATTGCTGGAGCTGTTCAACGGTGGCGTTGAGTTCAATGGTTTGTTGTTGCAGCCGTTGATTTAGTTCTTGGCGCTTAATTTCGGCTTCCTTGCGGGGCGTGACATCCTGATAGGTGCCCAAGAGACCAATGATGTTCCCGTCGAGATCGGATAGAGGGGCTTTATTCGTTTCGAGCCACGTTTGTTCGCCTTCGCTATTTAGTTGCGGTTCGATAATCCCCAATTCGGCGGTTTGAGTCGCGATCACACGCTGATCACAGGCCCGGTAAAAATCGGCCTCTTCCGTTTTCCACGGCATTTCGTAGTCGGTTTTGCCGATAATGTCTTCGGGTTGTGCGAGGCCCGCATCCCGGGCAAACTTCTGATTGCAACCGAGATACACGGAAT comes from the Romeriopsis navalis LEGE 11480 genome and includes:
- a CDS encoding FMN-dependent NADH-azoreductase, whose amino-acid sequence is MNLLEIQASVREANSISRQLSGAFIQAWRSPQPGVAYQLRDVGLRPPAHPTELWTTANYLSPEARSPEMVQALAESEGLIEELCWADRLVLGVPMYNFSVPSTLKAYLDNVIRINRTFSFDRETQHFRGLAPVGKALVITPSAGNFVVGTPLDGLNFCDTYLRSVLGFIGIEDVTVVTVPDQFMEETVRQQARQTACEQLQQLAMDW
- a CDS encoding sensor histidine kinase — encoded protein: MNHSNDPRPVNGANVNLPGLSDADHHELQELRTLRQAYQAELKQRKNVEQKLRQAQRLLQLVMDTLPEAIFWKDQDSVYLGCNQKFARDAGLAQPEDIIGKTDYEMPWKTEEADFYRACDQRVIATQTAELGIIEPQLNSEGEQTWLETNKAPLSDLDGNIIGLLGTYQDVTPRKEAEIKRQELNQRLQQQTIELNATVEQLQQSQVELVKREKTSALGNLVAGIAHEINNPIGFLNGNLKPAQAYIHDLLEVIAQYEKTVPQPPAELADLIETVDLDYIRHDLPKLIGSMQEGIKRIANISDSLRTFSRSDTQTKVAFQVSEGIDSTIMILRHRLKANPHRPEIVIHRDYAQLPEIQCYPGQLNQVFMNLMANAIDALEEGNTDKTFADIAQQPNQITIRTRTLGDRIQICIADNGVGISQDIQAQIFDHLFTTKAVGQGTGLGLAISYQIITEKHTGSITVNSQIGAGTEFVIELPIVSE
- a CDS encoding pyridoxine 5'-phosphate synthase, translated to MLTLGVNIDHVATIRQARRTVEPDPVAAATIAELAGADGITVHLREDRRHMQDRDVHILRQTVRSHLNLEMAATDEMVGIALEVKPDYVTLVPERREEVTTEGGLDIAGQASRMNQVVGQLQDAGIPVSLFIDPDATQIKASADTGAKFIELHTGRYAEAAKGEAQATELAALGKGCEQAIDLGMRVNAGHGLTYWNVYPVAQLPGMEELNIGHSIISRAVLIGLDRAVREMKLAMRGE
- a CDS encoding MgPME-cyclase complex family protein, which codes for MTTYYYVLASKKFMLDDEPTHEVIKERIRDYHSKEKAIDFWLVEQPAFLNAPELAELKAKVPQPAASIISTDKSFITWLKLRLEHVAMGEVPASVTDPTASLAAA
- a CDS encoding serine hydrolase, translated to MPITRTSVMRYVLTALPVLGAITLPQTALADSLQSWKVTANRFELTTDTAVQPQVQLVPNPARLVIDLPGMRWKQPKLKQPKTGAIRSLRIARFEKDTTRIVLDLAPGKTIDPSKVVIRPSSARKWSIQLPPLQTARNSPLLPSKDVAINVPAAPAPKLSNRIPQGQTLNWLQQRLGKLVKQSKYNDLDPGAFILDLDTGNYASINGGKVFPTASVIKLPVLVAFLQDVEKGKIRLNEKLTMTRDVIVGGSGYMQDARVGTRYSVLQTLNNMITTSDNTATNMIIKRMGGIQVVNRRFAQWGLKKTRIRNWLPDLRGTNTTTPQEMIKVMGMLEQGELLSSQKQTALNIMLRVKNRSLLPQGLGRGARIAHKTGDIGFLLGDSGIVYMPNGKRYLISVLVGSRVYDDYDAMYYIRDVSKIVYSYMNNVSNNSRLAKVKDDSFQGRELVFSRPDVKQNLPLLRLNNGSRRP
- a CDS encoding RNA polymerase sigma-70 factor, producing MNRVAIFKQYRSLLFAIAYRMLGQVSDAEDIVQEAWIRWQGTQTVVESPKSFLAALTTRLCIDYLRSARVRREQYVGTWLPEPLLTQHPPPLDQSELAESLSFAFLTLLECLSPTARAVFLLRAVFDYDYDEIGQIVDKTPPNCRQIFRRAQQQLQQSHAHPQPLPSTQENLVRRFLQSWQTGDIDQMLTLLAPDVTTMSDSNGIGTALRYPISGQRRVAQFWLAVRRSRLIPAFQTQLMWLNQQPGIVTYIQHHPQSAMSFDFAGEQIQTIYTVLNPDKLSTIAPRLI